One region of Candidatus Saccharibacteria bacterium genomic DNA includes:
- the obgE gene encoding GTPase ObgE translates to MKFIDVADVQVAAGDGGSGRVSFRHEKFVDRGGPDGGDGGKGGDIVFVASRNHNTLMDFRYHKSLAAEKGGDGSKIRKHGRNGGDLRVSVPVGTVVLEDDVILVDLSEDGQEAIIAAGGRGGFGNAHFVSSVRQAPKFAEPGGEGEIKNLKLELKLIADVGLVGLPNAGKSTFLSVVSNARPEIADYPFTTLTPNLGVADVPGAGSVLIADIPGLIEGAAEGKGLGDEFLRHVERTAVLLHLVDVTSNDIVADYKTIENEVKLYSAELASRAKMVVLTKTDASLPELVEEATETLRKIIPPATPIFAISSQAHSGVKILMYSLVGLVTRERQKTFEEAAKAVPHEGLPVLTLKSEEPWSIEKTAEKYLVSGHKIDKFAARTDFGNEESIARLRDIMRKMGISHKLSRMGAKAGDRVQFKKGSFEL, encoded by the coding sequence GTGAAGTTTATAGATGTTGCAGATGTGCAAGTTGCGGCAGGAGACGGCGGTAGTGGCCGCGTGTCTTTTCGGCATGAAAAATTTGTTGACCGTGGTGGCCCCGATGGTGGTGACGGCGGCAAGGGCGGCGATATTGTCTTTGTGGCCAGCCGCAATCACAACACGCTTATGGATTTTCGTTATCATAAATCACTCGCTGCCGAAAAAGGCGGGGACGGTAGTAAAATCAGAAAGCATGGTCGAAATGGTGGCGACCTGCGCGTGTCTGTACCCGTTGGAACGGTGGTGCTCGAAGACGATGTCATTCTTGTTGATCTTTCTGAAGACGGCCAAGAGGCCATTATTGCCGCAGGCGGACGAGGTGGGTTTGGTAATGCGCACTTTGTGAGTAGTGTGCGTCAGGCACCAAAGTTTGCAGAGCCCGGCGGAGAAGGTGAAATTAAAAACCTCAAACTAGAGCTGAAGCTCATCGCCGACGTCGGTTTGGTCGGCTTACCAAATGCTGGCAAGTCAACCTTTTTATCGGTCGTTAGCAACGCCCGTCCCGAAATAGCCGACTATCCGTTCACGACACTAACGCCAAATCTGGGAGTAGCAGATGTGCCCGGTGCCGGCAGTGTTCTTATTGCCGACATCCCAGGGCTTATTGAAGGAGCAGCCGAAGGGAAGGGACTGGGGGACGAATTTTTGCGACACGTCGAACGTACGGCCGTTTTGCTACACCTAGTCGATGTCACAAGCAACGACATTGTCGCCGACTACAAGACAATTGAAAATGAAGTAAAACTCTACTCCGCTGAATTAGCATCCCGGGCGAAAATGGTCGTACTAACTAAAACAGACGCCAGCCTGCCAGAGCTAGTCGAGGAAGCAACAGAAACGCTAAGGAAAATTATTCCTCCAGCAACACCAATTTTTGCGATATCGTCGCAAGCACATAGCGGCGTGAAAATTCTCATGTATTCTCTCGTAGGCTTGGTTACTAGAGAGCGGCAGAAAACATTCGAGGAAGCAGCCAAGGCCGTACCACACGAGGGCTTGCCTGTGCTGACACTGAAGAGTGAAGAACCCTGGTCCATTGAAAAAACAGCCGAAAAGTATTTAGTCTCTGGTCACAAAATAGACAAGTTTGCTGCCCGGACAGATTTTGGAAATGAAGAATCAATCGCTCGTCTGCGAGATATTATGCGCAAAATGGGTATCAGTCATAAACTTTCTCGTATGGGAGCGAAAGCGGGTGACAGGGTACAGTTTAAAAAAGGTTCCTTCGAGCTGTAG
- a CDS encoding beta-lactamase family protein yields the protein MSILRIGAVTALGAAIAVGAHGAYDVNQHSGNVHGIDEAPYFTVGMEKRSWQELSASGKLVLGIVGATLTDTPESSAPLMPQPNTPENNSAQATGGTGEKNCGSWLKHPEAAEKLRNSLAATVKSSVLDPRLAPGAAVVAGCGENQIVSVGFGSTRYEGGKPIDPGVTKYDLSSLSKPFTAAAIVRAVEAGKLQLDDPVGRFIPEYGVGNKATVTMRQLLGHRAGLKDVRYASIIGSSPNPQAVQKKVLSQPLKETPGKTYAYSNVGFSVAWAVGGKAVGGSLEGVITQNIFQPLGMKNSTYHPQADCAPTSSDYNQKEELNCVQQDSLARGLGGASGHAGVFSTAEDAGKFAAMLANRGTYKGQVLLNAPSVAALTTASTDKKSYALGFRTNANRSYSSIMSPQTFGHTGHNGVIMMVDPETDMWAVLLTNSTFEQAPPDDKKNRAYAAVCDTVGRAFLELSP from the coding sequence ATGAGTATTTTAAGAATAGGCGCAGTTACAGCTTTGGGGGCGGCTATTGCAGTGGGTGCTCACGGCGCGTATGATGTCAACCAACATAGTGGCAATGTGCATGGAATTGATGAAGCGCCGTATTTTACTGTTGGCATGGAAAAGCGCTCTTGGCAGGAGCTTTCTGCCAGCGGCAAACTGGTGCTAGGAATTGTTGGTGCTACACTCACGGATACGCCTGAATCAAGTGCCCCGTTAATGCCACAGCCGAATACCCCTGAAAATAATTCTGCGCAAGCAACAGGTGGTACAGGGGAAAAAAATTGTGGAAGTTGGTTGAAACACCCTGAGGCGGCCGAGAAGCTAAGAAATAGCCTAGCAGCAACTGTTAAATCATCTGTTCTAGATCCACGGCTTGCTCCGGGTGCTGCCGTGGTGGCGGGCTGCGGTGAAAACCAAATTGTGTCAGTTGGTTTCGGAAGCACACGCTATGAGGGTGGCAAACCAATTGACCCGGGGGTGACAAAATACGACCTATCGTCACTCAGTAAGCCGTTTACTGCAGCGGCCATCGTGAGAGCGGTCGAGGCCGGAAAATTGCAATTGGATGATCCAGTCGGTCGGTTTATTCCCGAGTACGGCGTCGGCAATAAAGCAACGGTGACTATGCGGCAATTGCTTGGTCACCGAGCGGGTCTTAAAGATGTAAGGTACGCTAGTATCATTGGTTCAAGCCCTAACCCTCAAGCCGTACAAAAGAAAGTTTTATCCCAGCCACTAAAAGAAACACCCGGCAAGACCTATGCCTATTCGAATGTGGGTTTTTCTGTCGCATGGGCGGTCGGAGGCAAGGCAGTCGGGGGTTCGCTGGAAGGGGTTATCACACAGAATATTTTCCAACCGCTAGGTATGAAAAATAGTACTTACCATCCTCAGGCGGACTGCGCCCCAACATCTTCGGACTACAACCAGAAAGAAGAATTAAACTGCGTTCAGCAAGACAGTTTGGCGCGGGGGCTCGGTGGTGCTTCAGGGCACGCTGGGGTTTTTAGTACAGCCGAAGATGCAGGGAAGTTCGCCGCTATGCTTGCCAATAGAGGGACGTATAAAGGACAAGTTTTATTGAACGCTCCTTCTGTCGCCGCGCTTACTACAGCTTCGACAGACAAAAAAAGCTATGCACTCGGGTTTAGAACGAATGCCAACCGGTCATATTCAAGCATCATGAGTCCGCAGACGTTTGGCCATACTGGCCATAACGGGGTTATAATGATGGTTGATCCAGAAACGGATATGTGGGCGGTTTTGCTCACAAATTCTACATTTGAACAGGCGCCCCCAGACGATAAAAAAAACCGTGCATATGCGGCTGTCTGCGATACAGTCGGTAGAGCCTTTTTGGAACTGTCACCATAA
- a CDS encoding LysM peptidoglycan-binding domain-containing protein, producing MRHQENRISISNSGSTASQRLQRGRQLASRRLQKTLRRKAVKKRLVRFSLVAANFLLLSAVLVFVVTSAHSDTVATVSSQTSAETAAVSPVDRLTSFDVAANIAHTVNLPEKTPITNQAQSARVAVVVSASDTSVAAKPQVVTAGQKSWRDITDYTVAAGDNVSTIAQKFGVTSESIRWSNGLSNDNVTAGLKLVVPPVSGIVYTVKTGDTPQSVATAYHATAEKIAQMNDAEQTGLVVGKRIIIPDGKIIPVATRTYTNATSVYAASFSPRYGANGYDFGWCTYYAAARSGAPGNWGNANTWAYYARISGWRVSSVPTAGAIFQTSSGWAGHVGIVEEVYENGTMKVSDMNGFAGFGRVGYAVVSVSAYPNYITRN from the coding sequence GTGCGGCACCAGGAGAATCGTATTAGTATTTCAAACTCAGGGTCAACAGCGTCCCAACGTTTACAGCGCGGACGGCAGCTTGCAAGCCGGCGCTTACAAAAGACATTACGACGTAAGGCCGTTAAGAAGCGCCTTGTACGTTTCAGCCTTGTGGCGGCCAACTTTTTGTTGTTGAGTGCTGTGTTGGTTTTTGTTGTTACCAGCGCACATTCAGATACTGTTGCCACCGTTTCTTCACAAACATCTGCAGAAACCGCTGCGGTTAGTCCTGTCGACAGGCTAACCTCATTCGACGTAGCTGCAAATATCGCGCACACCGTCAATCTGCCAGAAAAAACACCCATTACAAACCAAGCACAAAGCGCCCGTGTCGCGGTGGTAGTTAGCGCAAGCGACACAAGCGTTGCAGCGAAACCGCAAGTTGTGACAGCCGGCCAAAAAAGTTGGCGAGACATCACCGATTATACCGTTGCAGCCGGTGACAATGTAAGCACTATTGCGCAAAAATTTGGCGTTACGTCCGAAAGTATCCGCTGGTCAAATGGTTTGAGCAACGACAACGTAACTGCGGGCTTAAAACTCGTCGTACCTCCAGTAAGCGGTATTGTTTATACGGTCAAAACTGGTGACACACCGCAAAGTGTCGCTACCGCTTATCACGCAACCGCTGAGAAAATTGCCCAAATGAATGATGCTGAACAAACCGGTTTGGTGGTTGGAAAACGTATCATTATTCCTGATGGCAAAATCATCCCAGTGGCTACCCGAACATATACAAATGCGACTTCTGTATACGCCGCAAGCTTTTCTCCGCGTTATGGTGCCAACGGTTACGATTTTGGCTGGTGTACCTACTATGCCGCAGCCCGCTCCGGCGCACCGGGCAACTGGGGCAATGCCAACACCTGGGCATATTACGCCCGAATAAGTGGTTGGCGAGTTAGCTCAGTCCCAACTGCTGGTGCCATTTTCCAAACGTCAAGTGGCTGGGCGGGGCATGTCGGCATAGTCGAAGAAGTCTACGAAAACGGCACAATGAAAGTGAGCGACATGAATGGTTTTGCTGGTTTTGGTCGTGTCGGTTACGCAGTCGTTTCGGTTTCGGCCTATCCAAACTATATCACCCGCAACTAA
- the pilM gene encoding pilus assembly protein PilM: MLDKFKSLKDTASQVAKSRVRSRKNAEPPEKHLVALDIGTEYVKALIARVTDEGIDIIGTGRARQKLSDMQAGAIADIGGVVENCDAALNEAEQQAGVSVRSAVIGIAGELVKGTTTTVRVVRKTPEVAMDMPEVERIIKLVQQRAEAKAKQQLAWELGGKEVSVKLVNSALVGMEIDGYPVTNPVGFQGKDVLVQLYTAFAPLIHIGALERTAEQLDLDLIAVAAEPFAVARAVIGDDQSASMSAILMDVGGGTTDIAVVNDGGVQGTKMFGIGGRAYTRVIERDFGVEFDDAEQMKLGLAVQSLPPQKVAAVEKSLSKVLDVWVSGVELALGEFTKLDHLPHRIYLCGGGSSLQLLVDRLHDSDWYTKLPFTRKPVIEHIHPDQVVGIVDQSGKVKDHTFVTAMGLLRVGVDTVQYTGSTGDTMKEKLDRILHV, encoded by the coding sequence ATGCTTGATAAGTTCAAGAGTCTTAAAGATACTGCTTCACAGGTTGCAAAAAGCCGGGTTCGAAGTAGGAAAAATGCCGAGCCACCAGAAAAACACCTTGTGGCGCTTGATATCGGTACCGAATATGTCAAAGCGCTGATTGCCCGCGTCACCGACGAAGGAATAGATATCATCGGTACTGGGCGAGCCCGCCAAAAACTAAGCGACATGCAGGCTGGGGCAATTGCCGACATTGGCGGGGTGGTAGAAAACTGCGACGCAGCCCTTAACGAAGCCGAGCAGCAAGCCGGTGTCAGTGTTCGAAGCGCGGTCATAGGTATTGCCGGAGAGCTTGTCAAGGGCACCACCACAACCGTGAGAGTTGTGCGCAAAACACCAGAAGTGGCAATGGATATGCCCGAAGTCGAGCGCATTATCAAACTGGTGCAACAACGCGCAGAGGCCAAGGCCAAGCAACAACTCGCCTGGGAGCTTGGCGGCAAAGAAGTCAGCGTCAAACTGGTTAATAGTGCGCTTGTTGGCATGGAAATAGATGGCTACCCAGTCACTAACCCGGTTGGGTTTCAGGGCAAGGATGTTCTTGTCCAGCTTTATACGGCGTTTGCACCACTTATACATATTGGTGCGCTTGAACGGACGGCCGAGCAGCTCGACCTTGACCTGATTGCGGTGGCAGCGGAACCGTTTGCCGTAGCACGTGCCGTGATAGGCGACGACCAGTCGGCAAGTATGAGCGCCATTCTCATGGACGTAGGCGGTGGTACAACAGATATTGCGGTCGTCAACGATGGTGGCGTACAGGGCACAAAAATGTTCGGCATCGGCGGCAGGGCGTACACACGGGTTATTGAGCGGGATTTTGGAGTCGAGTTTGACGACGCAGAGCAAATGAAACTTGGGCTAGCGGTTCAGAGTTTGCCGCCTCAAAAAGTCGCAGCAGTAGAGAAGTCGCTTTCGAAAGTGCTCGATGTCTGGGTTAGTGGTGTCGAGCTTGCACTGGGCGAGTTTACAAAACTTGACCATTTACCACACCGTATTTATCTTTGCGGAGGAGGCTCTAGCTTGCAGCTACTTGTTGACCGTCTGCACGATAGCGATTGGTACACAAAGCTACCCTTCACCCGTAAACCAGTTATTGAGCATATTCATCCTGACCAAGTCGTAGGCATAGTTGACCAGAGCGGGAAAGTCAAAGACCACACGTTCGTAACGGCAATGGGGCTACTCCGCGTGGGGGTTGATACGGTACAATATACCGGTAGCACTGGCGATACCATGAAAGAAAAGCTCGATAGGATACTCCATGTCTGA
- a CDS encoding alanine--tRNA ligase has protein sequence MTAQDIRNAYLKFFADRSHEVIPRARLVPDNDPTTLFTGSGMQPLLPYLLGEKHPKGVRLVDSQTCLRAQDIEEVGNNRHTTFFEMLGNWSLGDYFKAEQLPWFWEFLTDFVGLDPKKLYVTAFIGDNTQGIPRDTESAEIWQKLFASQGIEAKTVEIGSEADGSAKGMQGGRIFFYDASKNWWCRAGKIGDMPAGEPGGPDSEVFYEFSFITHDPKWGEHCHPNCDCGRFMEIGNSVFMEYVRTEKGFEKLPAQNVDFGAGLERIAAAQLNSPDMFKISVIWPIIEKLEAISGKKYDSHTESMRVIADHLRAASFLAVDGVTPSNKEQGYVMRRLVRRAIRYAFDLGIEQNFLEAVVPVIADIYEADFPEVKDNRETVIAVLAKEEKVFRQTLRKGLQQLERMAENGLTGENIFTLYDTFGFPTELSTEEAGVRGFNLSATWQKEFETKMAEQRARSQTAAKGTFKGGLGGHTMQHRRYHTGTHLLQSALREIFGSELRQHGSNITEERLRFDFNLDRKMTPEEIKQAEDLVNQWIAEDHPVKFTEYPTLQALDMGAIGPFGERYGETVKVYQMGTDDHIVSLEICGGPHVDHTGQLAQDDEGNPSGKTYKIIKEEASSAGIRRIKAAMV, from the coding sequence ATGACAGCACAAGATATCCGTAATGCGTACCTGAAATTCTTTGCCGACCGTAGCCACGAGGTAATACCGAGGGCGCGGCTGGTGCCAGACAACGATCCGACCACGCTTTTTACTGGTAGCGGCATGCAGCCGCTTTTGCCGTATTTGCTAGGAGAAAAACACCCAAAAGGCGTGAGGTTGGTCGACAGTCAGACGTGCTTACGCGCACAGGACATTGAAGAAGTCGGCAACAATCGCCACACGACATTTTTTGAGATGCTCGGGAATTGGTCGCTTGGCGACTATTTTAAAGCTGAGCAACTGCCATGGTTTTGGGAATTTCTCACTGATTTTGTGGGGCTTGACCCCAAAAAGTTATATGTAACGGCCTTCATTGGCGATAACACGCAGGGTATTCCGCGTGACACTGAGTCTGCCGAAATCTGGCAGAAACTATTTGCGTCACAAGGCATTGAAGCCAAAACAGTCGAAATAGGTTCTGAAGCCGATGGCTCGGCCAAAGGTATGCAAGGCGGACGAATCTTTTTCTACGACGCAAGCAAAAACTGGTGGTGCCGAGCCGGTAAGATTGGCGACATGCCTGCCGGTGAGCCAGGTGGGCCAGACAGTGAAGTTTTTTATGAGTTCAGTTTCATCACTCATGACCCGAAATGGGGTGAGCACTGTCATCCGAACTGCGATTGCGGCCGGTTTATGGAAATCGGCAATAGCGTGTTCATGGAATATGTCCGCACCGAAAAGGGTTTTGAAAAGCTACCGGCTCAAAACGTCGACTTTGGCGCAGGCCTAGAGCGGATTGCTGCCGCACAGCTGAACTCGCCAGACATGTTTAAGATAAGTGTTATTTGGCCAATCATTGAGAAGCTTGAGGCTATCAGTGGCAAAAAGTACGATAGTCACACCGAAAGTATGCGGGTGATTGCCGATCATCTTCGGGCCGCCTCGTTTCTAGCTGTTGACGGCGTCACACCGAGCAATAAGGAGCAGGGCTACGTCATGCGCCGCCTGGTGCGTCGCGCCATTCGCTATGCGTTTGATTTGGGCATTGAGCAGAATTTCCTTGAGGCAGTTGTGCCGGTTATCGCCGACATTTACGAAGCCGATTTCCCTGAAGTCAAAGACAACCGCGAAACCGTCATTGCGGTTCTGGCCAAGGAGGAAAAAGTATTTCGGCAGACACTGCGCAAAGGACTGCAGCAGCTCGAACGCATGGCTGAAAACGGGCTCACCGGTGAAAACATTTTTACTTTGTATGATACATTTGGTTTTCCGACCGAGCTAAGCACAGAAGAGGCGGGGGTTCGTGGGTTTAATTTGAGCGCCACTTGGCAAAAAGAATTTGAAACCAAAATGGCCGAGCAACGAGCGCGCAGCCAAACAGCGGCAAAGGGAACTTTTAAAGGCGGCTTGGGCGGCCACACCATGCAGCATAGGCGGTATCACACGGGTACCCACCTGTTACAGTCTGCACTGCGTGAAATTTTTGGGTCAGAGTTACGTCAGCACGGTAGCAATATCACCGAGGAGCGCCTGCGGTTTGATTTCAACCTTGACCGCAAAATGACTCCTGAAGAAATTAAACAGGCAGAAGACCTTGTAAACCAGTGGATTGCCGAAGACCACCCAGTGAAATTTACCGAATACCCGACGCTGCAAGCACTCGACATGGGTGCTATCGGTCCGTTTGGGGAACGCTACGGCGAAACGGTGAAGGTGTATCAAATGGGAACAGACGACCATATCGTTAGTCTTGAAATCTGCGGTGGCCCGCACGTTGACCACACCGGCCAACTTGCCCAAGATGACGAGGGCAATCCTAGTGGCAAGACCTACAAAATCATTAAAGAAGAAGCCTCCTCCGCTGGCATTCGCCGTATCAAAGCCGCCATGGTCTAG
- the mltG gene encoding endolytic transglycosylase MltG — translation MTYKARGYTPSGKNKRRRGKLIAVCTLAIIALLGVGAFFFWRDYTAGLEAVGGNRTETITIEQGASVKSIAAKLKSAELIRSEKTFEYYARIHKVSSYLQAGSYEISQRQNVPEIVSQLTHGKVATTYVTILPGQRLDQIRRSLINQGFTEADVDAALVPQQYDNYPAFVDKPAGTNLEGYLYPETFQRTAATTAKNIVEQSILQLQKNLTPEITAGLKSQGLTTYEGLVIASIVEKEVVSQADRAQAAQVFIKRLKSGIPLGSDVTAHYGSVLAGKGKDVTYDTPYNTRLHTGLPPTPISNVSKVSLAAVAKPANTDWLFFVSGDNGTTYFSKTVAEHEALAAKYCHKLCEE, via the coding sequence ATGACGTATAAAGCACGAGGTTATACACCATCAGGCAAGAACAAACGGCGCAGGGGTAAACTCATTGCAGTGTGCACTCTTGCGATCATTGCCCTACTGGGTGTAGGCGCCTTCTTTTTCTGGCGAGACTACACCGCTGGGCTAGAAGCTGTCGGCGGAAACCGTACCGAAACCATCACTATTGAGCAGGGCGCTTCAGTAAAAAGCATTGCTGCAAAACTGAAATCGGCAGAGCTAATACGTAGCGAGAAAACGTTTGAATATTACGCGCGGATTCACAAAGTCAGCAGTTACCTCCAGGCCGGGTCCTACGAAATAAGCCAACGCCAAAACGTTCCCGAAATTGTGTCGCAACTTACCCACGGAAAGGTCGCCACAACCTATGTCACTATTCTCCCCGGCCAGCGTCTTGACCAGATCAGGCGATCACTTATAAACCAAGGTTTCACCGAAGCCGACGTCGACGCGGCATTGGTTCCGCAGCAGTATGACAATTACCCCGCGTTTGTCGATAAACCTGCCGGAACAAATCTTGAGGGCTATCTCTATCCCGAAACTTTCCAGCGTACCGCAGCGACGACAGCAAAAAATATTGTCGAACAATCAATTTTACAGCTGCAAAAAAACCTCACCCCCGAAATAACAGCCGGCCTTAAAAGCCAAGGACTCACTACTTATGAAGGTCTTGTCATTGCCTCAATAGTCGAAAAAGAAGTTGTCAGCCAAGCAGATCGTGCCCAAGCAGCGCAAGTGTTTATCAAACGTCTGAAAAGTGGCATTCCGCTCGGAAGTGACGTTACGGCTCACTATGGCTCTGTTCTTGCCGGCAAAGGCAAAGATGTCACCTACGACACACCCTACAACACACGCTTGCACACGGGGCTACCGCCTACTCCCATAAGTAACGTAAGCAAAGTTTCGCTTGCAGCCGTCGCAAAACCGGCTAATACAGACTGGTTATTTTTTGTTAGTGGTGATAACGGCACAACATACTTCTCAAAGACGGTTGCCGAACATGAAGCGCTGGCAGCCAAATATTGCCACAAACTCTGCGAAGAATAA
- the ruvX gene encoding Holliday junction resolvase RuvX — MQSRQPPASMAADYILGIDYGEKRVGVALMHEVAQLPRPLTTLIHTPQLLSDIQLLIEKEHVSSVVVGVPRNMDGSESTQSQECEAFARRLGDVVNVPVYTTDETLSSEEAEAALRAIGKAYTKSDIDAMSAALILERYREEQGGAYDV, encoded by the coding sequence TTGCAAAGCCGACAACCGCCCGCTAGTATGGCAGCCGACTACATTCTCGGGATTGATTATGGTGAAAAACGGGTTGGTGTTGCGCTAATGCACGAGGTGGCGCAGTTGCCGCGCCCGCTGACTACGCTCATCCATACGCCCCAGCTGCTCAGTGACATTCAGCTACTGATTGAAAAAGAACACGTCTCTAGTGTTGTGGTTGGTGTGCCGCGTAATATGGATGGCAGCGAGAGCACTCAGAGCCAGGAGTGCGAAGCATTTGCGCGTAGGCTTGGTGATGTTGTAAACGTTCCCGTGTACACCACAGACGAAACACTTTCAAGCGAGGAAGCAGAAGCTGCGCTACGAGCCATTGGTAAGGCATATACAAAATCGGATATTGACGCAATGTCGGCAGCATTGATTCTCGAGCGGTACCGTGAAGAACAAGGAGGAGCATATGACGTATAA
- the sbcB gene encoding exodeoxyribonuclease I produces the protein MSTPTLFWYDLETSGINPREDRVMQFAGQRTTFDLQLLGEPVNILIKMSDDVLPQPDAVLLTGITPQQTIADGITELEFLRHFRDEVAEPNTIFVGFNSVRFDDEFMRYLHYRNFYDPYDWQWKDGRGRWDLLDVVRMTRALRPDGLQWPIVDGKPGNRLELLTKANNIEHSNAHDALADVYACIEIARLIQAHQPKLYQWLLKMRGKSEVRKLVEADQPFVYSSGKYDNETEKTTVAIRLIEHPKKQGALVYDLRHDPTPFLTMTAEELVERWRWTREPNAPARLPLKTMQYNRCPAVAPLSVLDAASRQRIAVNLETVKKHVQLLQSQTAFSNNVRKALELLDQEQEKRQKTTTLPVDAQLYDGFYNQHDSGLLPVVRAAEPADITPDLAAEFHDERLAHLLPLFKARNYPAHLSDEERTPWESHRYHTLFDGGEQSRLSRYMHRLSELAGDKLSDERRFLLEELQLYAESIYPTPGS, from the coding sequence ATGAGCACACCGACCCTCTTTTGGTATGATCTTGAAACCAGCGGTATTAACCCTCGCGAGGACCGAGTTATGCAGTTTGCAGGGCAGCGGACAACCTTCGACTTGCAACTGCTTGGGGAACCAGTAAACATTTTAATAAAGATGTCTGACGACGTATTGCCACAGCCAGATGCGGTACTCCTTACCGGAATCACACCGCAACAAACCATCGCAGATGGTATTACTGAGCTTGAATTTTTACGACATTTTCGCGACGAAGTCGCAGAACCCAACACAATTTTTGTCGGGTTTAACTCAGTCAGGTTTGACGATGAGTTTATGCGCTACCTACATTACCGTAACTTTTATGATCCGTATGATTGGCAGTGGAAAGACGGTCGAGGGCGCTGGGACTTACTTGATGTCGTGCGAATGACGCGGGCGCTTAGACCAGACGGTCTCCAGTGGCCCATAGTAGACGGCAAGCCTGGCAACCGACTTGAGCTGCTTACCAAAGCCAATAACATTGAACACAGCAATGCTCATGACGCGTTGGCAGATGTGTATGCCTGCATAGAAATCGCTAGGCTTATCCAGGCTCATCAGCCAAAGTTATATCAGTGGTTGCTAAAGATGCGTGGCAAAAGTGAAGTCAGAAAATTGGTAGAAGCAGATCAGCCATTTGTTTACAGTAGCGGCAAATACGACAACGAGACCGAGAAAACAACTGTCGCCATACGCCTGATTGAGCACCCAAAGAAGCAGGGCGCATTGGTCTATGACCTGCGACATGATCCGACGCCTTTTCTTACTATGACAGCTGAAGAACTGGTCGAACGTTGGCGGTGGACGCGCGAACCAAACGCACCGGCTCGCCTGCCACTCAAAACAATGCAGTATAACAGATGTCCGGCAGTTGCGCCGCTCAGCGTTTTAGACGCGGCATCTCGGCAGCGTATTGCCGTCAATCTGGAAACTGTCAAGAAGCACGTTCAACTGCTACAATCACAAACTGCCTTTAGCAATAACGTGCGCAAGGCTCTGGAGCTACTCGACCAAGAGCAAGAGAAACGGCAAAAAACAACAACCCTTCCTGTCGACGCCCAGTTGTACGACGGATTTTATAACCAACACGACAGTGGCTTACTCCCAGTCGTGCGCGCTGCTGAGCCGGCGGATATCACGCCAGATTTGGCGGCTGAATTTCACGATGAAAGACTCGCTCACTTGCTCCCACTGTTCAAGGCGCGCAATTACCCGGCTCATTTGAGCGACGAGGAACGAACGCCTTGGGAGTCGCACCGTTACCATACGCTGTTTGATGGTGGAGAGCAGAGTCGACTGAGCCGCTATATGCATCGTTTGAGTGAATTGGCGGGCGATAAACTGAGCGATGAACGACGTTTTTTGCTTGAGGAATTGCAGCTTTATGCAGAAAGTATTTACCCAACGCCCGGCTCGTAA